Proteins co-encoded in one Flavobacteriaceae bacterium MAR_2009_75 genomic window:
- a CDS encoding RNA polymerase sigma-70 factor (ECF subfamily) encodes MKTDFSDNEFFIQHLKNGNEHAYEYLVEKYHHRLCVYANSLVSDKDQAEDIVQNVLIRTWERRHNLKTDFTIKSFLYKSVHNEFIDQYRKQKSVTALEKKYIEELERFTEKDEVFFEKLLSIVQKEIQNLPPKCKKIFLMSKQEGFSNVEIAEHLNISKKAIEYHITKAFAILRKKANSDVEPILFLLYGFRKAKKIQP; translated from the coding sequence ATGAAAACTGATTTCAGTGACAACGAATTTTTTATTCAGCACTTAAAAAACGGAAATGAGCATGCCTATGAATACTTAGTCGAAAAATATCACCATAGGCTTTGTGTCTATGCCAATAGTTTGGTTAGCGATAAAGATCAAGCAGAAGATATTGTTCAAAATGTTCTTATTAGAACATGGGAGCGAAGACATAATTTAAAAACTGATTTTACGATAAAAAGTTTTCTTTATAAATCGGTTCATAATGAGTTTATCGATCAATACCGGAAACAGAAATCGGTTACTGCCCTTGAGAAAAAATATATAGAAGAGCTTGAAAGATTTACAGAAAAAGATGAAGTGTTTTTCGAAAAGCTCTTATCTATAGTTCAGAAAGAGATTCAAAACCTGCCTCCAAAGTGCAAAAAAATATTCTTGATGAGTAAGCAAGAAGGGTTTAGCAACGTCGAAATTGCGGAGCATTTGAATATTTCGAAGAAAGCTATCGAGTATCATATAACCAAAGCCTTCGCCATTTTAAGAAAGAAAGCCAATAGTGATGTCGAACCTATTCTATTTTTGCTATATGGGTTTAGAAAAGCAAAAAAGATTCAGCCTTAG